From a single Ailuropoda melanoleuca isolate Jingjing chromosome 12, ASM200744v2, whole genome shotgun sequence genomic region:
- the MIA gene encoding melanoma-derived growth regulatory protein isoform X2, whose translation MMAGSPVFLGVIVLLSAFPGPSVGGRAMPKLADRKLCADEECSYPISMAVALQDYVAPDCRFLTIHRGQVVYVFSKLKGRGRLFWGGSVQGDYYGDLAARLGYFPSSVVREDQTLKPGKIDVKTDKWDFYCQ comes from the exons ATGATGGCTGGCTCGCCAGTGTTCCTCGGTGTCATTGTTTTGCTGTCTGCCTTCCCAGGGCCTAGTGTCGGGGGCCGCGCCATGCCCAAGCTGGCTGACCGCAAGCTGTGTGCTGATGAGGAATGCAGCT ACCCCATCTCCATGGCTGTGGCCCTTCAGGACTACGTGGCCCCCGACTGCCGTTTCCTGACCATACACAGGGGCCAAGTCGTGTATGTCTTCTCCAAGCTGAAGGGCCGAGGGCGGCTCTTCTGGGGAGGCAGT GTTCAGGGAGATTACTATGGAGATTTAGCTGCTCGCCTGGGCTACTTCCCCAGTAGTGTTGTACGTGAGGACCAGACCCTGAAACCTGGCAAAATCGATGTGAAGACAGAT aaatGGGATTTCTACTGCCAGTGA
- the MIA gene encoding melanoma-derived growth regulatory protein isoform X1: MMAGSPVFLGVIVLLSAFPGPSVGGRAMPKLADRKLCADEECSYPISMAVALQDYVAPDCRFLTIHRGQVVYVFSKLKGRGRLFWGGSVQGDYYGDLAARLGYFPSSVVREDQTLKPGKIDVKTDVSVLGADRDREGGPWGCEDGQKCFCLWLPGSVALCAGTNFLPQFSYL, encoded by the exons ATGATGGCTGGCTCGCCAGTGTTCCTCGGTGTCATTGTTTTGCTGTCTGCCTTCCCAGGGCCTAGTGTCGGGGGCCGCGCCATGCCCAAGCTGGCTGACCGCAAGCTGTGTGCTGATGAGGAATGCAGCT ACCCCATCTCCATGGCTGTGGCCCTTCAGGACTACGTGGCCCCCGACTGCCGTTTCCTGACCATACACAGGGGCCAAGTCGTGTATGTCTTCTCCAAGCTGAAGGGCCGAGGGCGGCTCTTCTGGGGAGGCAGT GTTCAGGGAGATTACTATGGAGATTTAGCTGCTCGCCTGGGCTACTTCCCCAGTAGTGTTGTACGTGAGGACCAGACCCTGAAACCTGGCAAAATCGATGTGAAGACAGATGTGAGTGTCTTGGGGGCTGACAGGGATCGAGAGGGAGGACCCTGGGGTTGTGAAGATGGGCAGAAatgcttctgcctttggctccctgGCAGCGTGGCTCTGTGCGCTGGGACAAATTTCCtccctcaattttcttatctgtaa